From the genome of Branchiostoma floridae strain S238N-H82 chromosome 8, Bfl_VNyyK, whole genome shotgun sequence:
GAAACCTACATTGTAGGCCCTACCCAGTTTGAGAAAAGGACAGACAGCAGAGAAGACCACACAACAGACACAGGAAAGCAGCAGGACATAGACTCTAACAGTAAAGGTGCTACCAAATGTGAACATGTGTGtagggagtgtggatacagaacaAGTCGACTGGCAAACCTTACAGAACACATGAAAAAGCATGCAGGGGAAAACCCTTACAGTCgtgaaatgtcagaaaaaattgACGATAACCAGGCCAGCAGTGGGGAGGACCAGATGTCAGACGTAGAATGGCAGCCCGAAGACGATGGCAGCTCAAGCGATGAACCATGCTTCGTCAACTCTGTCCAACCTGCAGACAAATCTTTCCTACATGCGTATGAAAGGCATCTAGACGAGAATGATTCACCACGAAACAATACAGCcaaaaatgttcactgttgcACTCGGTGCAGCTATTCAACGAGGAATAAAAACTATTTGAAGCTACACATGCAAAAACATGCCAAAGACAAGCCTTACAAATGTAACAAGTGTGGATTCAAAACTGCCCATAGAAGAAGACTGTCTATGCATATGAGGGACAAACATTCAGATAAAAGGCctcacaaatgtgaccagtgtgactattccgcatCGAGGAAAAACACGCTTGACCAACACATGCTCacgcacaccggtgagaaaccccaCATGGGTGAAGTATGCGGGTACGTAACGGCACATAAGTCGCGGCTGGTAGTGCATAAGAGAgggcacaccggtgagaaaccctacaaatgtgaccagtgtgactttgcCGCGGTGACAAAAACTCGTTTAGATGACCACATGGTTAGACACACTGGCAAGAAATACCTCAAGTGTAAACAGTGTTCATACAAGACTGCCCGTAGGCCTCAGTTGTTGGTGCATATGAGGACACACACAggcgaaaaacccttcaagtgtgactggtgcgactattctgctgcgcTGAAAATGACTCTTGATAGGCACGTCGTGGCTAAACATACCAGCGTTAAACCCTTCCAGTGTGACATGTGCGACTATGCTGCAGTACAGCGATTCACATTAGTGCAACACAAGGCGAGGGAACACACTCTCACACAGACTGGTGATCAgagaccctacaaatgtgatcagtgtgacttttGTACTACGGAAAAGAGGTACTTAGACCGACACGTTCTGAAGCACAGTagtgaaaaacccttcatgtgtgatGAGTGCGGATACATGACGCGTTACAAATACCAACTCACAGTTCACAAGAGAAAACACTCAGGAGAGAGACGCTACAAGTGTCACCTGTGCGACTATGCTGGTGCTCGGAAATGTAATTTAGATCAACACATGGTTAAACActctggtgagaaaccctttgtgtgtggggagtgcgggtacagaacAGCTGATAAGTATTACCTCAAGAAACATGAGGCTaataaacacaatgtacatAACAAGATTGACTTACACAAGACAAAGAAAAGTGACTCGCAGTTACACAAGGTTGAGACAAACAAGAGCGACTTGCAAAAGACCAAAAAGGGCAACACACGGGGCTTCCCTACAGCACAGGAAACAATAGAAGCTTGCCAGGTTATTGTACAACCTGattaatctccgagcagatcctatggtagcataagatagtatcaaaagctggcagaggagtgaagccggtttACGAGTGTGTTTCGTTACCGGGCaaatggcaaatggacacctcttggctgactacactccttggccagtatggtcctatcttatgccattgtaggatctgcttggagattacaaccGGATGAGAGCATGTCAGCGTGCATGAGAAATGCTGACCCCGGCATCTGGCAGACCAtcaggacaaatttgtggccCCAGAGCCCAGCCGGGGCTTATTTAAATTTCCCTCGCAAAGCTCAGTcgtacagtagacacatactgggacacttttctattcTGATTTTAATGTGTGACTGAAGGACACACATGTGAAACCTAATGGAAAACATAgctaactagagttcggtgacctcatacctccatgaaaatttaaagctttcgtaaatttcatgcaattgactaagacattaacataatgtatgcatggtgttgttaatcattgactaacgttcacatgtcacaattataaaattcccattattaatcataaagaggttttgcaatttttacataaattatgcaaataagttcctcattaccatatttggtatctgcttatattcaacctatcataattaacatgtgttacatgtattgaggtccagttattgaaaacaatggaactgtacaatttcctcattaattatacaaattcagtcatcatttgcataacatgtatatcattatgaacatctttgcctaagctacctgcatgcctaaaatgcaggcaatccgtcgttcctttctgcagtaaCCCTTTTTGGAGTGTCTTGTCAAAAACAccactgcagttccacaattgaatgttaggggactgaaacttgccccactttgtcatgacgctaaaagctatctaccacccaaatgtcacgaccatatcacgtccgggacaagagatacattgaaaaaaactgctatgatagaatattctcattaattatgcaaatgtactcctattttgcataattagtattttatcttgtacaacattgtctaaggtacctacataccaaaaatcatgaaaatccgttattcccttcttgagttatcctcgtcagaagttttttttacaaaaatgcccctgctatcccaaaactagacgctagggggcccaaacttatttcattttttcctgagcacaagagctatctaatacttaaaaatcttgaccatagcatgttcagaacaccgagatggCAAAACCGGatgttgcgctgcagtaccaaggtcacacaccagggggcccaaaattgaccttgaccttcgtcttcccaacccctacccacataccaaatatcatcgtagtccatcaagaggttctcaagttatgctgaccacaatatgcggacacacacacacagagacacacacacagacacactcaaaactatacctccattttttcatggaggtaaatatccaTGACCAACTACTCCACCCACataaacacaaggacctgccagtCTGCGGTCTGCTATGCTGTCTTCgtaggagtgattgattaccatgaaactcatgagaaacacattggaatgaCAGTTTGTAATTGGCCATAAGGAAAGCTTTCAGATATGTttcctccaaagcaaacataaGGAACCCTCTGACTAGGGGGAAAAGGGAAGATGCACACTGGGAgtatctcctcttctgctgggtgtgtttctccAGTGTTTCCCCAGAGTTTCTACtatataattgaactgagctttgGTATAAGATTAGGGGTATACTTGATGAGTACATCCCTGACAGGCACCGGTGcagcaattgggacctaagcctaactggTACCATTTATTCATGTACCGATCATCTGGCCAACCAATCAACCTGTCTGGAGCAATCAATGGCCACTTTTAGCTCAGTCTCTTAAGTGATTGTTGAGAACAAATGTGACTGTACATATTTTGATATAGTGTAAggatatgttgttgttgtcatgagAATGTGCATTGCTGACAAAAAGCCTTCTATTGTTGATATAGTATATGCCTGTATTGTAACTTTCTAAATGAGATTAACTGCCCTCAATTTCTTAAGAATTACATTTCACTTCTCTATTTTTTACTATTTCTAGCTTTATCAACATAAAATGTGCATACCATGTCATCTGTCCAAGTTAGGGGACATTTTTATAACCCAAAGAACAATTGTTCttgcaatagaaagcaaaaGATCCAGAAAGTATGTTACTGCGTGCGGAGCAATGAATGGTACATACTTAACGATTGAAGTCGGTGGTAATGCTTAGTTGGCGTATGAGACAGTAAATGTTGATTAGGTCTggtaataccccctcacattaggcaaaaaccgatcggacgacgagtctgcgagctctaaatttaCATTACGTGCCATTAAACTCTCCAGCCAGGCtgttttgttgtgttatttAAGCCTTACATCCTCACCCCagtcctttgaaaaaaaaaaaactttttttttacctttcggtccaattttttttggaaaaaaaaaaaatccgagaaggaACCAATAAAGATGGTGCGGCCTAATTGATGCGTCATCATCGTTAAATGTTAATCCAAGGACGTATCTAATTACCTTCACTGGCTCCGAGTTTCGCGCAAAACAACCATTGTCAGGCTTATCGGTTATTCTGACAAATACACaaatgtagtctccaagcagaccctacggtgcctgtAAGATCGTATCAAAGCtagcaaaggagtatagcccgtttgactccctttggtcggctatttccctttggctggctatacttatttgctagctttgatactatctttaaggCATTGTAgactgcttggagactacacaAATGTACTATCTGATTctgaaggaaaaagaaaattacCAAGGTCTTCTTTTATTGTAAGAAGGGGAGCAGGACCggtcaggtcataggtcatgaAAGGGCAAGGCTATGGGGAATGTGGAATGTCCTTGGGCACACTGGTACCTTTTGTTCAAACGTAAGGCTACAggaagtaaattgtatggataaCATCAGAGCGctcaaaaacatatttttttcctcggggatggtcagatagaccaaaattggcaaaaaatgttgtgttgcaGTCTGATAATCATACATgtgcttgtagaagtgacattagggaggtagccatgactatagtttcAGACGTGaaactagtatcacttttagcAAAACTAgctcacttctttaatacaggaataaatAAAATGCTTAGCTTTGtgagttgtgatgccacgttttgtcacttcaaatcttttcatggtgtctatttttaacatttagccattttttttaccccatcttgtttttttcgcgctatttcattatttttgcactacACGTAGAatgtcacccataaaatttatttgctgtggcctaacatcGTGAGTGCGGCCAGTTGAGTCAGATAATTAAAGGCGAGGCCACACGTCAGGACGCGCGTTCACATCGCATATCTGCGCGCGCTCCGCTCTCCGAGTATCAGTTGGCGACTGCGACAGTGCGCCTCAGCACGTAGTGACTCCCTTGTCAGTCGAAGAAATCACAGTTTTAGATTGAGCCGCGGACTTTTGCCACTTTTGAGAACAGCCAGGTGTAGAGTTGGGCGCACAACATGAAGGCTGTCCTCGGGTTCGTCATTGTCATTCTGGTGGCGCATGTGTGTTCAGCCACTTCAGGTACGTAGGTAATTTAAACTCACGTTTGATTGCGATTGAGTCTTTTTCTGACACTGTGGTACCATGTAGGCTGGGTGtacaattatttttttatttctgtaaaTGCTTTTTGTTTTAAGTATTCTAGTCACAAACTAATATGAAATCCCGGCGAACTCTACGAACCGCCAGTGGAAAACAACTTAATGGTTACTCGTTAAGGGTGCTACAAACGGAAAGAACAGTTCATTCATGACTTTTACAGTGCTGGGGTGATCAACTCCTATACAAAATAGGAGGGAATTCGattaattaatgagaatattttaTCATAGTAGTTGTTTTAATGGATCTCTTGTCCCAAACATGAtgtagtcttgacatttgggagAAGATAGATTTTGACATCAAGACAAGCTGTGACAAGATTGAACCCCataacatttgattttggaactgcaggagcatatTTGTCAATAtattccaatgaggataactgaagaaagaaaggaCAGATTGGCACCATGTTAGGCATGCATGTAacttaggcaaagatgtacaGACGGTATATGCATGTACGCTAATGAGATTTtttagcataattaatgacgataTTGTGTGATTCCATTGTAACCAACCCCCTTCGTAACAAATGGTTTAATCTAACTCTCCCTGTACCGTACGGTACAGGGTGAATGACCTGTATCGGTTATACCAGTCCGTCTGGCCAGCATGTGGCCTtgaaactccaagcagatgtacagCAAGTTTTATTCCTCAATGGGAAAGGGTTGGATTTTCATTCACATATTTAAGTTATgtaaagtttttttaatgatattttttaGACTGTCAACTCCAAAACCCGACCTTCCAGACGGACGATTTTTATGTCTACAACGGTATTTGCCATTGGTTCTCCGTGAACATGGCCTGGTCTAACTACACGGGTGCTAGGACGTTCTGCAGCCGTCGCGGCGCCAGGCTTGTTACGATCAAGGACTCTGCCAAACAGCGGTGGCTTGAGAGTCTCTTTACCACCAACAGCTTGCCGAGAAGGTTTGTTTTCAATATCTAAGAGAGTGAACGCCATGCTCAATACGTTACTTCAAAAGTAAGGGAGTAATTTGACCCTGCATAACTTCTTCAGTGTAGTCGTTTTGAAATTTCCAAATTAATTCCAAATTTCCAAAACCCAAAACTTCTTATCATTAAAAAATCGaaagtaatcatagtacaatgtctaaccttcttacaacacaaatgtatacacggatcaaattttcaacgaccactgtcggcTTCTTCAGAATCGACAATGACCAATATCTTGCGAACGTAAAGTCTCAAGAGTTTAACAGACACGTAATCTTGCGGATGCGTGACTTCAGCCATCCGTCAAACGTGCTatgaagtttataacgcccatcATCTATGTTCAGTGATGGATGGAGCGCCCTGATGAAAATGGTCTCTTACCATTATACCTCTAACAAAGGAGTAACTGattcttttcattctttttcCATCGCACATACAGAAActtttggattggattggacGACCTTGACGAGAAAAATTTCAAGTGGAGCGACGGTTCGGCTTTCGACGTCGCCAACGactacaacaactggtacaAGCCACTGAAACATCACAAGCTCAGGGACTGCGCTCTGCTCCACCGCGTGGGCAAGAAGTGGGTTCTGGTCAGCTGCAGGAGACGGTTCCGCTACATCTGTGAAATacgtaagttcatctgtgaaaTACGTAAGTTCATTTGTGAAATacgtaagttcatctgtgaaaTACGCAACTTCATCTGTGAAATACGTAAGTTTATCTGTGAAATACGTAGGTTCATCTGTGAAATACGTAGGTTCATCTGTGAAATACGTAAATTCATCTGTGAAATacgtaagttcatctgtgaaaTACGTATTCCTAAGTGTTCGCGGTCAGATTTGTCTTGGGGAGTCAATTTCGTACGGATTTAACGTAGGCATTGACAGTACGAAAACCTGACAAACATTTTGCACGATGGTCCTTAAAGAATTATTGCCATTGGTGTAATAACAGGcttattttttaatgaaatggGACGAAATTTAGCCTAAAGGTGAAGACATATATCTTGAAGTATCTAATTTTGTTGTCCAGATAATTATGACTCACTGAGttaattggaaaatgacaacacCGTTGGAAGCTCACCCTGGGCGACGAGCGGCGCAATTAACATGCAATTGAAAAAATCCCTGACCACATTTTAGCTATTGTATAACTTATAAGAAGAAACTacatatacaaaaaatgtatctgaTAAAGCTCTATAAGCTACGAGCTCATTTTCACTTTTGAAATCCAGCGTAGTGGTGGAGTAAGGTATTTGGCTATTTGACCAAATTCTTGAACTACCTCACTTCATCAGCTGGAACTGTTGGGGGCTCAGAGATAAAAACTAACATGCAATCCATAGACTGAGATATCTATTATTAGGCACGTGTGATTTCAGCTTTCTACAGTAATTGTAAGtcggtcagatttagaggaactTAATATCTTCTGACTTCAAGAGGTGTGGTCAttttacatctacatctacattaaACTACCccaggggcaaagtagggggagGAGTTGGGGTTCCGGTCTAGGCGGGCAAGCCTCCAGCCTGGCACGAAAGGACCCAACTGTGGGGGCTGTGGTCActaccgtgccaggcagggagtTCCACTCCGGTATGGGATGGGGAAAGCAACTCAGTCGCTCATATAATATAAAAATATGAACTACAAATGGATTTATTTCAATCTTAAGAGGGTATATTCTTTTACctatgtgccaaatttcatctcatttggTCAAAAAACTTTCATTGATTTTTGAAGGACCTTTGCACATTAGttttcaatacaacttttaACTGATACAATCCAAGGATAACGTCATCTTGAATCTTGATAACATTGCTGGTAACATTACAGTTGGATTTTGTATCGCAGGTTTGACCGTTCGACGGGTGTGACCAGGCCCTTGATTAAGCGATAGAAACTTCAATTCTATAAAAGGCTTActttttcatgaaatgaaacaaaattcgGCAAGGTGAAGGCATATATCTTGAATTATCACTACTGACtgagttacagtcaaacctgtatcagcggccacctttgcatagtgaCCACCTGATAACATTGAGGGTAACATTACATTGGGCACACTGCTGACTTTGGGGTgagtgtgggg
Proteins encoded in this window:
- the LOC118421455 gene encoding zinc finger protein 93-like, with protein sequence MEEQSSVVVHLLDKNAPVMILAVSGKGPGNENDCREDQITDVTWQQDKDRQSLCDSPQLSRKHTARKVYCCTWCNYSTTKKKLIKVHVQKHDKDKPYIRTDSREDQTTVTGRQLDQERESPCEETHSEGSAQHYHVCEECGYRTSWLAILSVHRRKHTGENSCSREMSAELDNNETSSRTETEWQQDENERSRDETCSVNSVHPGDKSLLHARHRDKNDSPRPSKKRTARKLYCCNHCSYSTRNKKLIKVHVKVHNKDKPYIRPRTDSREDQTTDTGRQKDNEKKSPCEETNSLGSTQYGINRTESREDQTADTGRQQQDKERESPCEETYIVGPTQFEKRTDSREDHTTDTGKQQDIDSNSKGATKCEHVCRECGYRTSRLANLTEHMKKHAGENPYSREMSEKIDDNQASSGEDQMSDVEWQPEDDGSSSDEPCFVNSVQPADKSFLHAYERHLDENDSPRNNTAKNVHCCTRCSYSTRNKNYLKLHMQKHAKDKPYKCNKCGFKTAHRRRLSMHMRDKHSDKRPHKCDQCDYSASRKNTLDQHMLTHTGEKPHMGEVCGYVTAHKSRLVVHKRGHTGEKPYKCDQCDFAAVTKTRLDDHMVRHTGKKYLKCKQCSYKTARRPQLLVHMRTHTGEKPFKCDWCDYSAALKMTLDRHVVAKHTSVKPFQCDMCDYAAVQRFTLVQHKAREHTLTQTGDQRPYKCDQCDFCTTEKRYLDRHVLKHSSEKPFMCDECGYMTRYKYQLTVHKRKHSGERRYKCHLCDYAGARKCNLDQHMVKHSGEKPFVCGECGYRTADKYYLKKHEANKHNVHNKIDLHKTKKSDSQLHKVETNKSDLQKTKKGNTRGFPTAQETIEACQVIVQPD
- the LOC118420647 gene encoding snaclec A6-like, whose translation is MKAVLGFVIVILVAHVCSATSDCQLQNPTFQTDDFYVYNGICHWFSVNMAWSNYTGARTFCSRRGARLVTIKDSAKQRWLESLFTTNSLPRRNFWIGLDDLDEKNFKWSDGSAFDVANDYNNWYKPLKHHKLRDCALLHRVGKKWVLVSCRRRFRYICEIP